A window of the Thunnus albacares chromosome 15, fThuAlb1.1, whole genome shotgun sequence genome harbors these coding sequences:
- the spata7 gene encoding spermatogenesis-associated protein 7 isoform X2, producing MRGQTLKSSPFCPRSSSKLTQSIIKDHMVSHYKKIYSAKAAVDASVPKSLIHSVKYNDQIRQEQLRKGGRPQSAHSLSQRNSRASCSSAQSRLSVQYDDSPFLCSRSSMVSSPRFSTSFHAKEIVYPSCKAGSQNHSHHTRSASELKYRSPEATSHRKLSVCSLAASGNQNCYKTFQDPVQKTYSGDLLQKHSQHFTQDKPFMPKTLKSDKSSYLSKYRYYRAPRRNPSQDCTNSRLMRQETYHGSTKTKEYTQEFYEPSQEFSTEHEWSEDEFNGTYFSTSTKRTQANKSRDHDFFHSSSRASPEGRKSPSMRSVSAEEEELMYLEFISTVTEDILSRGSISDRVLDRVIKRHIDMNRHRLNVGKMRHLLDVLRKDFEEPTNTSTSSAELEKKEKYLLDTLLPELESGDMKQQKTKEDNDLFPYASLIKYCGSPDHADPLLVSTPLCSPERSASPATTNEKAEEDDNQENGIGSPSLNEHVSDNTGISEDDFHHVHKATVETNKEAINQKHEYTTLSRDEEFHQDQAEASYNGQSKELEDLGRSLSESLYITSTTHCDNMEAANEQHTNTVASVSDDEF from the exons ATGAGAGGACAAACTTTGAAAAGTAGCC CTTTTTGCCCTCGTTCCTCCAGCAAGTTGACACAATCCATCATTAAAGACCACATGGTGTCTCATTATAAAAAGATTTACTCAGCTAAAG CTGCCGTTGATGCCTCAGTACCCAAAAGCTTGATACACAGTGTAAAGT ATAATGACCAGATCAGGCAGGAGCAGTTGAGGAAAGGAGGTCGTCCCCAGTCagcccactctctctctcagaggaaCAGCAGAGCCTCCTGCTCCTCAGCCCAG AGCAGATTATCTGTGCAGTATGATGACAGCCCCTTCCTCTGCTCAAGGAGCTCCATGGTCTCCAGCCCAAGGTTCAGCACCTCCTTTCATGCAAAGGAGATAGTTTATCCGTCATGTAAAGCAGGCTCTCAGAACCATTCCCATCATACTCGCTCAGCTTCAGAATTAAAGTACCGGAGCCCAGAGGCCACATCACACAGAAAGCTGTCAGTATGTTCACTGGCAGCTTCAGGAAATCAAAATTGTTACAAGACTTTCCAAGATCCTGTCCAGAAGACGTACAGCGGAGACTTGCTCCAGAAACATTCACAGCACTTTACCCAAGACAAACCTTTCATGCCTAAGACCTTGAAATCAGACAAGAGCTCATACCTGTCAAAATATCGCTACTACAGAGCACCACGAAGGAACCCTTCTCAGGATTGCACCAACTCAAGATTGATGCGACAGGAGACATATCATGGAAG cacaaaaacaaaggaataCACACAGGAATTTTATGAGCCATCTCAG GAATTTAGTACAGAGCACGAGTGGTCTGAGGATGAGTTCAATGGCACATATTTCTCAACATCCACAAAACGAACTCAAGCAAACAAGAGCAGAGACCATGATTTCTTTCACTCCTCGTCCAg GGCCTCACCAGAAGGCAGGAAATCTCCCAGTATGAGGAGTGTATCTGCAGA GGAAGAAGAACTAATGTACCTCGAATTCATTTCTACTGTAACGGAAGACATCTTGTCCAGGGGGTCCATCTCTGACAG GGTCCTAGACAGGGTGATAAAGCGCCATATCGACATGAATCGGCATCGGCTTAATGTg GGTAAAATGCGCCACCTTCTGGATGTTTTACGTAAAGATTTTGAGGAGCCAACCAACACGTCCACCTCCAGTGCAGAGCTcgaaaaaaaggagaaatatcTGCTTGATACACTCCTACCAGAGCTGGAATCAGGGGATATGAAACAGCAGAAGACCAAAGAAGACAATGACCTTTTCCCTTACGCGTCACTGATTAAATACTGTGGTTCACCAGATCATGCTGATCCCTTACTGGTTTCTACACCGTTGTGCTCTCCTGAAAGGAGTGCTTCACCGGCTACAACAAATGAAAAGGCAGAGGAGGATGACAATCAGGAAAATGGAATTGGCTCTCCTTCTCTCAATGAGCATGTTTCTGATAATACAGGAATCAGTGAAGATGACTTCCATCACGTTCATAAAGCCAcagttgaaacaaacaaagaagCCATCAATCAAAAGCATGAATACACCACTTTATCCAGGGATGAAGAATTCCATCAAGACCAAGCCGAGGCCAGTTATAATGGACAATCTAAAGAGCTTGAGGATCTGGGAAGAAGTTTGTCAGAGTCGCTGTACATTACCAGCACTACACACTGTGACAACATGGAGGCTGCAAATGAGCAACATACAAATACAGTTGCTTCTGTCAGTGATGACGAGTTCTGA
- the spata7 gene encoding spermatogenesis-associated protein 7 isoform X1, whose product MGYAECNGIMDSRTGSASSVPGCSLGMRGQTLKSSPFCPRSSSKLTQSIIKDHMVSHYKKIYSAKAAVDASVPKSLIHSVKYNDQIRQEQLRKGGRPQSAHSLSQRNSRASCSSAQSRLSVQYDDSPFLCSRSSMVSSPRFSTSFHAKEIVYPSCKAGSQNHSHHTRSASELKYRSPEATSHRKLSVCSLAASGNQNCYKTFQDPVQKTYSGDLLQKHSQHFTQDKPFMPKTLKSDKSSYLSKYRYYRAPRRNPSQDCTNSRLMRQETYHGSTKTKEYTQEFYEPSQEFSTEHEWSEDEFNGTYFSTSTKRTQANKSRDHDFFHSSSRASPEGRKSPSMRSVSAEEEELMYLEFISTVTEDILSRGSISDRVLDRVIKRHIDMNRHRLNVGKMRHLLDVLRKDFEEPTNTSTSSAELEKKEKYLLDTLLPELESGDMKQQKTKEDNDLFPYASLIKYCGSPDHADPLLVSTPLCSPERSASPATTNEKAEEDDNQENGIGSPSLNEHVSDNTGISEDDFHHVHKATVETNKEAINQKHEYTTLSRDEEFHQDQAEASYNGQSKELEDLGRSLSESLYITSTTHCDNMEAANEQHTNTVASVSDDEF is encoded by the exons ATGGGATACGCTGAGTGTAACGGTATCATGGACTCAAGAACAG GGAGTGCATCGTCTGTACCTGGTTGCAGCCTTGGTATGAGAGGACAAACTTTGAAAAGTAGCC CTTTTTGCCCTCGTTCCTCCAGCAAGTTGACACAATCCATCATTAAAGACCACATGGTGTCTCATTATAAAAAGATTTACTCAGCTAAAG CTGCCGTTGATGCCTCAGTACCCAAAAGCTTGATACACAGTGTAAAGT ATAATGACCAGATCAGGCAGGAGCAGTTGAGGAAAGGAGGTCGTCCCCAGTCagcccactctctctctcagaggaaCAGCAGAGCCTCCTGCTCCTCAGCCCAG AGCAGATTATCTGTGCAGTATGATGACAGCCCCTTCCTCTGCTCAAGGAGCTCCATGGTCTCCAGCCCAAGGTTCAGCACCTCCTTTCATGCAAAGGAGATAGTTTATCCGTCATGTAAAGCAGGCTCTCAGAACCATTCCCATCATACTCGCTCAGCTTCAGAATTAAAGTACCGGAGCCCAGAGGCCACATCACACAGAAAGCTGTCAGTATGTTCACTGGCAGCTTCAGGAAATCAAAATTGTTACAAGACTTTCCAAGATCCTGTCCAGAAGACGTACAGCGGAGACTTGCTCCAGAAACATTCACAGCACTTTACCCAAGACAAACCTTTCATGCCTAAGACCTTGAAATCAGACAAGAGCTCATACCTGTCAAAATATCGCTACTACAGAGCACCACGAAGGAACCCTTCTCAGGATTGCACCAACTCAAGATTGATGCGACAGGAGACATATCATGGAAG cacaaaaacaaaggaataCACACAGGAATTTTATGAGCCATCTCAG GAATTTAGTACAGAGCACGAGTGGTCTGAGGATGAGTTCAATGGCACATATTTCTCAACATCCACAAAACGAACTCAAGCAAACAAGAGCAGAGACCATGATTTCTTTCACTCCTCGTCCAg GGCCTCACCAGAAGGCAGGAAATCTCCCAGTATGAGGAGTGTATCTGCAGA GGAAGAAGAACTAATGTACCTCGAATTCATTTCTACTGTAACGGAAGACATCTTGTCCAGGGGGTCCATCTCTGACAG GGTCCTAGACAGGGTGATAAAGCGCCATATCGACATGAATCGGCATCGGCTTAATGTg GGTAAAATGCGCCACCTTCTGGATGTTTTACGTAAAGATTTTGAGGAGCCAACCAACACGTCCACCTCCAGTGCAGAGCTcgaaaaaaaggagaaatatcTGCTTGATACACTCCTACCAGAGCTGGAATCAGGGGATATGAAACAGCAGAAGACCAAAGAAGACAATGACCTTTTCCCTTACGCGTCACTGATTAAATACTGTGGTTCACCAGATCATGCTGATCCCTTACTGGTTTCTACACCGTTGTGCTCTCCTGAAAGGAGTGCTTCACCGGCTACAACAAATGAAAAGGCAGAGGAGGATGACAATCAGGAAAATGGAATTGGCTCTCCTTCTCTCAATGAGCATGTTTCTGATAATACAGGAATCAGTGAAGATGACTTCCATCACGTTCATAAAGCCAcagttgaaacaaacaaagaagCCATCAATCAAAAGCATGAATACACCACTTTATCCAGGGATGAAGAATTCCATCAAGACCAAGCCGAGGCCAGTTATAATGGACAATCTAAAGAGCTTGAGGATCTGGGAAGAAGTTTGTCAGAGTCGCTGTACATTACCAGCACTACACACTGTGACAACATGGAGGCTGCAAATGAGCAACATACAAATACAGTTGCTTCTGTCAGTGATGACGAGTTCTGA